In one window of Maribacter sp. BPC-D8 DNA:
- a CDS encoding YybH family protein, producing the protein MLVVISCDDNDNGNNSEDINDFATTPEEVVEKLEMYINAQNMNGVLSLYNGAAVFVDQPEGAPKVGFSAIREGYQGFFDLGGQSDIQIRNVIQSGNLALVIVDWTFSGIDSDGNSFEFGATGTDVLQQDEGGNYWLYSIDNAFGVARPDSNTGFTQAENSAASTAELEVLVENLEMYINTRNMDGILSLYNEEAVFVDQPEGEPKVGFDAIREGYQGFFDLGGQSDIQVRNVIQSGNIALVIVDWTYTGIDSDGNSFEFGATGTDVLQQGEDGNWLYRIDNAFGIARAN; encoded by the coding sequence ATGCTGGTAGTTATTAGTTGTGATGACAACGATAATGGGAACAATTCAGAGGACATAAATGATTTTGCTACTACACCTGAAGAGGTTGTTGAAAAACTTGAAATGTATATAAACGCACAGAATATGAACGGTGTCCTGTCCCTTTATAACGGGGCAGCGGTTTTTGTTGACCAACCTGAGGGTGCACCTAAAGTTGGTTTTAGCGCTATTCGTGAGGGATATCAAGGTTTTTTCGATTTAGGAGGACAAAGCGATATTCAAATACGCAATGTAATACAAAGCGGTAACCTTGCACTAGTGATCGTTGATTGGACCTTTTCAGGAATCGATTCAGACGGCAATTCATTTGAATTTGGAGCAACGGGAACCGACGTGTTGCAACAGGATGAAGGTGGCAACTACTGGCTTTATAGTATTGACAACGCGTTTGGTGTTGCTCGTCCAGATAGCAATACTGGTTTTACACAAGCTGAAAACTCAGCCGCTTCAACTGCTGAACTAGAGGTACTTGTTGAAAATCTTGAAATGTATATAAATACCCGAAATATGGACGGTATTCTTTCTCTCTATAATGAAGAGGCGGTTTTCGTTGATCAACCAGAAGGTGAACCTAAAGTTGGTTTTGATGCTATTCGTGAAGGGTACCAAGGTTTCTTTGATTTAGGAGGACAAAGTGATATTCAAGTTAGAAATGTGATACAAAGCGGTAACATTGCACTAGTAATAGTTGATTGGACTTATACAGGAATTGATTCAGATGGTAATTCATTCGAATTTGGAGCAACAGGAACTGATGTCTTACAACAAGGAGAGGACGGTAATTGGCTGTATAGAATTGATAACGCCTTTGGTATTGCTCGTGCAAACTAA